The Jannaschia sp. GRR-S6-38 genomic interval CGGCTACCTCGATGGTCATCGTGGCCTCGGTCGCGCTGGCGACGATGCTGTCGAACCACGTCGTGATGCCCGCCTGGCTCGCGCTGCAGGGGCAGGGGCGGGCGACGATCTCGGGCGATGTGCGCGATGTCGTGCTGCGCGCGCGGCGGGTGTCGATCCTGGCCGTGCTGGCGATGGGCTACGCCTATTTCCGCGTCACCGGCGGGACGGCGGCGCTGGCCTCGATCGGCCTGATCAGCTTCGTGGGCGTGGCGCAGATCCTGCCCGCCCTGATCTTCGGCCTGTTCTGGACCGGGGCGACGCGCTGGGGCGCGCTGGCGGGCGTGGCCACCGGGTTTGCCGTCTGGGCCTGGGTGATGCTGCTGCCGGTCCTGCTGGGCCCGCTTGACGCGCCGCTCGGCATCTGGTGGCTCGCGCCCGAGGCGATGCTGTCGCTGATGGGCGACCCGCTGGTCGCCGCGCTCGTGCTCTCGCTGGGCCTCAACGTCTTCGCCTTCTGCGGCGTGTCGCTGGCGACCACGCCCACCGCGCTCGAGCAGCTCCAGGCGCCGCGCTTCGTGCAGGTCTTCGACCGGACGGTCGCCCCCCGGACCCGCCGCGGCGGCACCGCGGGGGCCGAGGAGCTGCTGATCATGACGCAGCGCATCCTTGGCGCGGCCGAGGCGCAGGCGCTCTTCGCCGGCGAGGCGGCGCGGCAGGGCCGGCCGGGCGAACTGCCCGAGGCCACGCCCGAGCTTCTGGACCGGCTGGAACGGCGGCTCTCCGGCTCGGTCGGCGCGGCGACCGCGCATGCGATGGTGACCGGGATCACCGGCGACGCCGCCATGTCGGTCGAGGACCTGATGGCCGTGGCCGACGAGACCGCGCAGATCATGGAATATTCCAGCCGCCTCGAGGCCCAGTCGGCCGAGCTGTCGCGCACCATGCGCGAGCTGCGCGAGGCCAATGACAAGCTGACGGCGCTGGGCGTGCAGAAGGACGCCTTCCTGAGCCAGGTCAGCCACGAGCTGCGCACGCCGATGACCTCGATCCGCGCCTTCTCCGAGATCCTGCGCGACCCGGGCCTGGGCGAGGACGAGCGCGAACGCTACGCGGGCATCATCCTCGAGGAGAGCCAGCGGCTAACCCGGCTGCTCGACGACCTTCTCGACCTCTCGGTTCTGGAAAGCGGGCAGGTCCAGCTCAGCCCCAGCCGGACCTCGCTGCGCACGGTGCTCGACCGCGCGGTCACCGCCGCGGGCACTGGCGCGCTCGAGATCCAGCGCGACCCGGAGGCCGAGGCCTTCGAGATCGAGACCGATCCCGACCGCCTGGCGCAGGTCTTCATCAACATCATCACCAACGCGGCGAAATATTGCGATGCCGATGCGCCCGCCCTGCGGATCGGGGCGCGCGCCGTGCGCGGCGCGGTCGAGGTGGATTTCGTCGACAACGGCGCGGGCATCGGCGCCCGCGACCGGGCCGTCATCTTCGAGAAATTCGCCCGGCTCAGCGACCAGGCCGCGGCGGGCAGCGCGGGGCTGGGGCTCGCCATCTGCCGCGAGGTAATGACCCGGCTGGGCGGCGCGATCGACTACCTGCCCGGACAGGACGGCGCGGCCTTCCGCGTACGGCTGCCGCGGGCCGAGGCGCCCCGCCGCGCCGCCGAATGACCCCGCGCGGCGAGAGGGATTGTTAACCCTTTGCCGCGAGGAAGGGTGGGTCTGAGTCTGCCCGAGAACCCATGTCGCCCGAGACCGCCCTTCCGATCCTGCGCCGCATGGCGGGCGCCCGCCCCCCGGCCGGGACCTCGCCCGCGGGCGACGCGCCGGATCTGGTCCGCGCGCTGTCCACGGCGATGCTGCGTGTGGGCGACACGATGACCGGGCTGGGGCTGTCGGTGCGAGACCGGGAGGCGCAACGCCTGGAAGGCGCCGCCGTGCTGGAAGGGTTCGACCCGAATGCGCTGGGCCTGCTCGTCGATCCGCCGGGCCATGACAGCGCGTCGCTGGCCGCGCTGGATGCCGAGGTTCTGGCCGCTTCGACCGGCGCGCTGGTCTTCGCTCCCGCACTGGTCGACGCGCTGATCGAGGTGCAGACGATCGGCCGGGTCGACGGGCCGGGCCGCGCGCCCCGGCGGCCCACGCGGATCGACGCCGCGCTGGCGCAGCCCTTCGCGCGCGCCCTGCTCGACCAGGTCGCGCGCCTCGCGCCCGCGGGCGGCACCACGCCCGTCCCGGGCCGCCTGCGCGCCGGCAGCTTCGTGGCCGGCCCCGACCCGCTGGCCACCCTGTTGGCGGCACCCCGGATGCTGCGCATCGACCTCGCTCTGTCGCTGGGCGACGGCATGCGCGAGGCGACGCTCGCGCTGATCCTGCCACTGGGCGGCCCGGCGCCGGAAGGCGGGGCGGAGCCCAAGGCGGGCGGCGCGCCCGCCGATTGGCAGGGCGCGCGCGACGAGGTCATGCCGGGCGCCCCCGTCCGGCTGCAGGCGGTGCTGCCGCCGCTGCGGCTTCCGGTGCAACGGCTCCTTGCGCTGGAGGAGGGGCAGGTGCTGCCGCTCGACCCCGCTGCGCTGTCGCAGGTGATCCTGCATGGCGGCGCCTCGGGCGTGACCCTGCCCGGGCGGACGCGCCTGCCGCGCGACGCGGTGCTGTCCGGGCGGCTGGGCCAGTTGAACGGGCGCCGCGCCGTCAAGCTGAGCGCGCTTCCCGGCCAGCCGCGCCTCGCCGGCAGCGGCGCGGCCGAGCCTGCGGCAGATGACGACGGCTTCGGCGCGGTCCCCGCGATGGCCGCCCCAGCCACCGACCGCACAGCCCGCGCGACACCCGAGCCGACGCCGCCGATGCCAGCCTTACCCGATGCGGGCCCTGGCGGCGGCCCGGCGCCCTTGGCCGCGCCCGGGGCGCTGCCGGACCTGCCCGAGCTGCCGGACCTGCCCGACCTTCCGTCCCTGCCCGACCTTCCGTCCCTGGCCGACCTGCCCGCCACGGCCGATCTGCCGGAGGCCCCTGCGACCGCCGACCTTCCGGAGCCGCCCTCCGGCTGAATGCCGGGCTTGCCTGCGCCGCGCCCCTCTGAAACCAAGATCGCATCACCGCAGGGGGGATGCGACATGACCGAGGCCACGGGACTGCTCAGCCGGATGCGCGCGGGCAACGCGCTGGCGGGGACCTTCATGAAGACCCCCAGCCACGTGACGATGGAGATCCTGATGATGTCGGGGCTCGACTTCGTCTGCATCGACGCCGAACACGCGCCCTTCGACCGCGCCGCGATCGACCCCTGCCTCGCCGTCGCGCGGGCCCGCGATTTCCCCGTCCTCGTTCGCATCCCCGACGGCACGCCCGCGCGCATCCTCGACGTGATGGACATGGGCGCGACCGGCATCGTCGTGCCCCATGTCGACAGCGTCGAGAAGGCGCAGGCCATCGCCCGCGCCGCGCGGTTCGGCCATGGCGGCCGCGGCTATGCGGGCTCGACCCGCTGGGCGGGCTACACCGCCCACCCGATGGGCGAGGTGCTGGACCGCTCGCCCGCCGAAACCGTCGTGCTGGCCCAGATCGAGGAGCCGGAAGGCGTCGAGGCCTGCGAGGCCATCGCCGCGGTCCCGGGCATCGACGGGCTGTTCATCGGGCCCGCCGATCTCAGCGTGGGATACGGCCACCGCAGCCTCGACAATGACGACCTGCGCGCCGCGATGGACCGCGTGGGCGCGGCCTGCCGTGCCGCGGGCAAGGCCTACGCCACCTGGGTGCCGGATGCCGAGACGGCCCGGGCCTGGGCGCCGCGGGGCTTCCGGATCTTCGTTGTGGCCTCCGAACATGGCTGGATGCTGCAGGGCGCGCGCGCCGTGGCCGAGGGCATCGCCGCGCTCGAGTGACGCGCCCAGCGTCCCGCCGGGCGCAACGGGGCCTTGCGGCGGCTGCATTGGTCATCCGCTGCATCGCGGCATAGCTCCTGTGGTGACCGAAACGAACCGGAGAGAACCGATGAACGAGTTCCGCCACATCGAGATCGAACGCCAGGCCCGCGCGCTGCGCGCCGCCTATATCCGCAACGCTGCCGCCGCGCTGGTGGCTCGGTTCCGTCGCCGTCCCGCGCGCCGCGCCGCCCCCGTCTGAGCCCCAAGCAGGATCCCGCCCGGGACGACCTGCCCGGCGAAGGCCCCCGCGACCCGGGGGCCTTTCGCTTGTCCGCCCCCGCGACTAGAGGCGGGGTCATGACCGACACACGCCCCGTCCTCCGCCTCAAGCCCAAGGCCGATGCCCGCCGCATCCGCCATGGCCATCCTTGGGTCTTCGCCGACGACATCGTCGCCGACCGCCGCAGCCGCGCCATTCCGCCCGGCACGATTGCCGTGCTGGAGGATGCCGAGCGCAACCCCCTGGCCGCGGTCGCCGCCACGATGGAAAGCCGCATCGCCGCCCGCGTGCTGGACCGCGACCCAGGCGCCACGATCGACGGCGCCTGGATCGCGGCGCGGCTCGGCCGCGCGCTCGCGCATCGCAAGCGGCTCTATCCCGCGCCCTTCTACCGCCTCGTCCATGCCGAGGCTGACGGGCTGCCCGGCGTCGTCATCGACCGCTTCGGGGAGGCCTGTGTGATCCAGCCCAACGCCGCCTGGGCCGACGCGCGGAGCGAGGCCTTCGCCGACGCGCTGACCGAGCTCGGGCTGGCGCATGTCCTGCTCAACGCGACCGGCCGGGCGCGTGGGGCCGAGGGGCTCGACGGCGAGACGCGCTGGCTGCGCGGCGGGCTGGACGCGTCGGTGGCCGTCGAGATGAACGGCGCGATCTATTTCGCCGACCTGACGGGCGGGCAGAAGACCGGCCTCTTCTACGACCAGCGGCCGAACCACGCCTTCGTGGCCGGGCTGGCGCGCGATGCCACGGTGCTCGATGTCTTCGCCCATGTGGGCGGTTTCGGGCTCGCGGCGCTGGCCGGCGGGGCGGCCCGCGCGCTGGCCGTCGACGGCTCGGCCCCTGCGCTGGAACTGGCCGCGAAGGGCGCCGCGGCGATGGGCCGGTCGGAGGAATTCGAAACCCGGCGCGGCGACGCCTTCGACACGATGGCCGCGCTGGGCGCGGAGGGCGCGCGCTTCGGCGTGGTCGTGGCCGACCCGCCCGCCTTCGCGCCGGCCAAGCCCGCCCTGACCGCCGGGCTGCGCGCCTATGAGCGGGTGGCCCGGCTGGCCGCGCCGCTGGTCGAGGCGGGCGGCTACCTGACGCTGTGTTCCTGCAGCCACGCCGCCGAGCTGTCGAAGTTCCGTGCCGCCTCGATCCGCGGCATCGGGCGCGCCGGGCGCGAGGCGCAACTGATCCACACGGGCTTCGCCGGGCCGGACCACCCGGTCCATCCGCAGCTGGCCGAGAGCGGCTATCTCAAGGCGCTGACCTTCCGGATGCTCGATTGAAGGCCTTTCTCGACGCCTGCGTGCTCTATCCCACGGTGCTTCGGGAGGTGCTGATGGGCGTGGCGCGGGCGGGGCTCTACCGCCCGCTCTGGTCGCCCCGCGTGCTGGAGGAATGGGCGCGGGCGGCGGCGAAGCTGCCGGGCGGCGAGGCCGTGGCCCGCGGCGAGATCGCGGCCTTGCGCGCCGCCTGGCCGGGGGCGGAGGTGCAGCCCGGCGGGGCGACGGAGGCCCGCCTCTGGCTGCCCGATCCGAACGACGTGCACGTGCTGGCCGCGGCATCGGATGCCGGCGCGGACCGGCTGGTCACCCTGAACCTGCGCGATTTCCCGCGCCGCGAGGTCGCGGGCGAGGGCCTGGCCGCCATCGCGCCGGATGCCTTCCTGATGGAGCTGTGGCTCGACGCGCCCGAGACGGTCGGCGGCGTGGCCGAGGCCGTGCGCGCCGAGGCGGAGCGGCTGTCGGGCGAGCGCCACGAGATCCGGGCGCTGATGAAGCGCGCCAAGCTGCCGCGGCTCGGGAAGGCGCTGGCGGGCTAGGGCCGATCCGCTCCCGGTTGCACTTCGGACGACGCAGGAGCGCCGATGCGCCCGCCTTCAGCCTTCCGGCACCAGCCGCGTGATGCCCACGGCCCCCGCGCGGGCCAGCTCGGGGTCGAGCGTCATCGGAATGTACTCGCCACGCCGCCAGAGCTCGCCCAGATCGTCGTAATGGCGCGACAGCGGATGGCCCGATTGTCCCGTCGAGGTGATGAAGACGCTGCTTTCGGGATCGGCGAAATCGTAGACGCCGCGATAGGTGGCGGCGTGAACACTGGCAAAGGGGTCGGGCAGCTCGCCCGAGGTTCGCCCGCGCTGCAGCGTGTTGTCGCCGCCCGAGGTGCTTTGCCGGATGTTGACCACCGCGCCGACGAAGGGGATGTCGCCCAGCACCGGATGGTCGTGGCGCGCCTCGTGGGCATCGCCCCAGCGCCAGCCTTCGAGACGCGCGCCGTAGCGCTCCTCCAGCGATTGCAGCGCATCGTCCAGCGCCTGCCGCGCCAGGTCCGTGCAGCTTTCCTGCGCGGTGGACTGTATCACGTCGCACCAGGCGCCAGCCCCGTCGATGTCGCGATAGACCCGCTCGATGAAGAGCGGCTCGACATGGTCGTATTGATCCGCCAGCGGACCCAGGTCGTCGCGGATCAGCCGCTCCTGCAGGGCGCGCATCCAGGCGGCGTAGATCAGCGGCTCGGGCAGGTGCTCGGACATCTCGCCGTTCCAGGCGGCCAGCAGGTCCAGCGCGATCTGGCGCCGGCGTTCGGGCGTGCCGGCGGGCGCGGCCTCGCCGGTAAACCACAGGTCGCGGCCGACCAGCGGCAGCAGCGCCCGCGCGGTGACCGACACGGTGTCGAGCTGCGCCTCGATCAGGCTCTCGCGGGTGTGGACCTCGCGCTGGGAGAGCAGCCGGGTCATGCGCTGCACGCGCTGGCTGTCGCCCCAGTAATGGCTGACGTGATCGGGGAAGGGGCGGTCGACCAGCTTGTTGTTGGTGTTGCCCAACATCCCGCCCTCGGGGTCGATCCAGACGGGATTGGCGTCGAAAGGCTTCAGCCCTGTCCAGCGGTTTGCCGCGATCCAGCCCGGTGCGGGAATGCGGCCCTGCGACTGGTGCGCGGCGTCGCGGTCGGGCTGGCGGCCCATTACCTGCATGGCGATCCGGCGACCGTCGGTCACGGTCAGGTTCTGCGCCGGCGCCACGTAATGCGCCGCGGCGGCCAGCGCCGCGTCCAGTGTGCCGGCGCGCATCAGTTCGAGCCATGTGCGCAGCGACGTGTCCTCGGCCGAGAGCGCCGTCCAGGCGAGCGCGGCGACATGCCCGCGGGGCGTCACCGTGCCGAGGTCGAACTGGCTTCCGGTCAGGACCGGGCCGTTGACCGTGCGGCGCAGCGTCAGCGTCACCGGCGCCTCGTCCTTGATGGTGACGATGGAGCGTTCGGTCTCGAATGTGGCCCAGCCGTCGGGCGTGCGGTAGCGCGTGGAATCCTCGGGATCGAGCTGTTCGATCAGAACGTCCTGGTCGTCGAGATAGGTCGAGGTCAGCCCCCAACCCAGCCGCGCGCTGCGGCCGGCCATAACGACGGGCATGCCCGGGATCGTGCCGCCGATCACGCCGCCGGTCTCCAGCTCCAGCCGGGCGAGATACCAGACCGTCG includes:
- a CDS encoding sensor histidine kinase — encoded protein: MTLTLNLLIAVSAGYAAFLFLVAFFAERLSARDRLPFLRGPVVYTLSLSVYCTAWTFYGAVGYAARSGLEFVTIYLGPTLVFIGWWWVLRKLVRIGRAERITSIADILSSRYGKSNPLAVLVTLLAVIGTTPYIALQLQSVTLSFGVFARPGTEATELTGLAFWVAAGLAVFTILFGTRKLDIGERHDGIVSAIAVEAVVKLAALLAVGVFVVWTLNGGPGAIGPAIAASPLSDWTAPPGRWAALIFVSGAAVICLPRMFQVLVVENSDERHLVTASWAFPAYLLAISIFVVPIAVTGLARMPEGSNPDLFVLTLPLAEGRDGLALFAFLGGFSSATSMVIVASVALATMLSNHVVMPAWLALQGQGRATISGDVRDVVLRARRVSILAVLAMGYAYFRVTGGTAALASIGLISFVGVAQILPALIFGLFWTGATRWGALAGVATGFAVWAWVMLLPVLLGPLDAPLGIWWLAPEAMLSLMGDPLVAALVLSLGLNVFAFCGVSLATTPTALEQLQAPRFVQVFDRTVAPRTRRGGTAGAEELLIMTQRILGAAEAQALFAGEAARQGRPGELPEATPELLDRLERRLSGSVGAATAHAMVTGITGDAAMSVEDLMAVADETAQIMEYSSRLEAQSAELSRTMRELREANDKLTALGVQKDAFLSQVSHELRTPMTSIRAFSEILRDPGLGEDERERYAGIILEESQRLTRLLDDLLDLSVLESGQVQLSPSRTSLRTVLDRAVTAAGTGALEIQRDPEAEAFEIETDPDRLAQVFINIITNAAKYCDADAPALRIGARAVRGAVEVDFVDNGAGIGARDRAVIFEKFARLSDQAAAGSAGLGLAICREVMTRLGGAIDYLPGQDGAAFRVRLPRAEAPRRAAE
- a CDS encoding flagellar motor switch protein FliM; the encoded protein is MSPETALPILRRMAGARPPAGTSPAGDAPDLVRALSTAMLRVGDTMTGLGLSVRDREAQRLEGAAVLEGFDPNALGLLVDPPGHDSASLAALDAEVLAASTGALVFAPALVDALIEVQTIGRVDGPGRAPRRPTRIDAALAQPFARALLDQVARLAPAGGTTPVPGRLRAGSFVAGPDPLATLLAAPRMLRIDLALSLGDGMREATLALILPLGGPAPEGGAEPKAGGAPADWQGARDEVMPGAPVRLQAVLPPLRLPVQRLLALEEGQVLPLDPAALSQVILHGGASGVTLPGRTRLPRDAVLSGRLGQLNGRRAVKLSALPGQPRLAGSGAAEPAADDDGFGAVPAMAAPATDRTARATPEPTPPMPALPDAGPGGGPAPLAAPGALPDLPELPDLPDLPSLPDLPSLADLPATADLPEAPATADLPEPPSG
- a CDS encoding HpcH/HpaI aldolase family protein; protein product: MTEATGLLSRMRAGNALAGTFMKTPSHVTMEILMMSGLDFVCIDAEHAPFDRAAIDPCLAVARARDFPVLVRIPDGTPARILDVMDMGATGIVVPHVDSVEKAQAIARAARFGHGGRGYAGSTRWAGYTAHPMGEVLDRSPAETVVLAQIEEPEGVEACEAIAAVPGIDGLFIGPADLSVGYGHRSLDNDDLRAAMDRVGAACRAAGKAYATWVPDAETARAWAPRGFRIFVVASEHGWMLQGARAVAEGIAALE
- a CDS encoding RSP_7527 family protein, translating into MNEFRHIEIERQARALRAAYIRNAAAALVARFRRRPARRAAPV
- a CDS encoding RSP_2647 family RNA methyltransferase; translated protein: MTDTRPVLRLKPKADARRIRHGHPWVFADDIVADRRSRAIPPGTIAVLEDAERNPLAAVAATMESRIAARVLDRDPGATIDGAWIAARLGRALAHRKRLYPAPFYRLVHAEADGLPGVVIDRFGEACVIQPNAAWADARSEAFADALTELGLAHVLLNATGRARGAEGLDGETRWLRGGLDASVAVEMNGAIYFADLTGGQKTGLFYDQRPNHAFVAGLARDATVLDVFAHVGGFGLAALAGGAARALAVDGSAPALELAAKGAAAMGRSEEFETRRGDAFDTMAALGAEGARFGVVVADPPAFAPAKPALTAGLRAYERVARLAAPLVEAGGYLTLCSCSHAAELSKFRAASIRGIGRAGREAQLIHTGFAGPDHPVHPQLAESGYLKALTFRMLD
- a CDS encoding RSP_2648 family PIN domain-containing protein produces the protein MKAFLDACVLYPTVLREVLMGVARAGLYRPLWSPRVLEEWARAAAKLPGGEAVARGEIAALRAAWPGAEVQPGGATEARLWLPDPNDVHVLAAASDAGADRLVTLNLRDFPRREVAGEGLAAIAPDAFLMELWLDAPETVGGVAEAVRAEAERLSGERHEIRALMKRAKLPRLGKALAG
- a CDS encoding penicillin acylase family protein, with the translated sequence MERLFRWSFRVVAGALVLAGLAVVAALWLASRSLPDYDRTETVRGAAAPVEIVRNTHNVPHIFGSSDADVFFGLGYAHAQDRLWQMTMLRRTAQGRLSELFGRRTLRTDELLRRLGLYRAASASVAVQDPETLAMLEAYAAGVNARIEVINRDASGRGAPEFFLFSPSIAPWQPADSIAVAKLMALQLSGHVAEEVLRARASLVLPDDRLPDLHPDIPGPGTVKLAGMRDLFPGLAVRHATATPRPDLWPVPPRHLAGASNAFAIAPDRAAAGGALLANDPHMGLAAPTVWYLARLELETGGVIGGTIPGMPVVMAGRSARLGWGLTSTYLDDQDVLIEQLDPEDSTRYRTPDGWATFETERSIVTIKDEAPVTLTLRRTVNGPVLTGSQFDLGTVTPRGHVAALAWTALSAEDTSLRTWLELMRAGTLDAALAAAAHYVAPAQNLTVTDGRRIAMQVMGRQPDRDAAHQSQGRIPAPGWIAANRWTGLKPFDANPVWIDPEGGMLGNTNNKLVDRPFPDHVSHYWGDSQRVQRMTRLLSQREVHTRESLIEAQLDTVSVTARALLPLVGRDLWFTGEAAPAGTPERRRQIALDLLAAWNGEMSEHLPEPLIYAAWMRALQERLIRDDLGPLADQYDHVEPLFIERVYRDIDGAGAWCDVIQSTAQESCTDLARQALDDALQSLEERYGARLEGWRWGDAHEARHDHPVLGDIPFVGAVVNIRQSTSGGDNTLQRGRTSGELPDPFASVHAATYRGVYDFADPESSVFITSTGQSGHPLSRHYDDLGELWRRGEYIPMTLDPELARAGAVGITRLVPEG